The Hyphococcus flavus genome contains a region encoding:
- a CDS encoding DUF5675 family protein codes for MKIIVDRYKSDDNATLSRIFVFDGDQEVYACFGLEDEYRDVKVRGETRIPAGRYNVGIRKEGGFHSRYMRKAATRDIHRGMLHILDVPGFEYILIHIGNFETDTAGCLLVGRQANERGMYIEKSVSAYRGLYSAVIGAAERGDLTIEFQDNDR; via the coding sequence ATGAAAATCATCGTTGACCGCTACAAGTCGGATGATAATGCAACGCTGTCGCGCATATTCGTATTTGATGGCGATCAGGAGGTTTATGCCTGTTTCGGTCTTGAGGACGAATACCGGGATGTGAAAGTCCGCGGCGAAACGCGCATCCCCGCCGGCAGGTATAATGTCGGCATACGGAAGGAAGGCGGATTTCATTCCCGTTACATGCGCAAGGCGGCCACCCGCGACATTCATCGCGGCATGCTTCATATCCTCGACGTGCCGGGCTTTGAATACATTCTGATTCACATTGGCAATTTCGAAACGGACACGGCGGGGTGTTTGCTGGTCGGGCGGCAGGCCAATGAACGGGGCATGTACATCGAAAAGTCGGTATCCGCCTATCGCGGGCTTTATTCCGCTGTCATCGGCGCGGCCGAGCGCGGCGACCTGACCATCGAGTTTCAGGACAATGATCGGTAA
- a CDS encoding phage tail tube protein — MTSNAINFEGSQVEIGQGNAVTVDEGADTFDEISEVKSTDGPGGDTTIFDVTHSQSTAKEKRAGTKDEGGFNVVANYIPGDTGQQSCQTARTNRQLRNVKVTLSDGTVFDFKAFCRRFQVTSGIDQAYDANIDFEISGDVTVTPA, encoded by the coding sequence ATGACATCAAATGCGATTAACTTTGAAGGCAGCCAGGTCGAAATCGGGCAAGGCAACGCCGTCACCGTCGATGAAGGTGCGGACACTTTCGATGAGATCAGCGAAGTCAAATCAACCGACGGTCCGGGCGGCGACACGACGATTTTTGACGTGACGCATTCTCAGTCTACAGCGAAAGAAAAGCGCGCCGGCACGAAAGATGAGGGCGGATTTAACGTCGTCGCCAACTACATTCCGGGCGATACGGGCCAGCAATCATGCCAGACGGCGCGGACAAACCGACAATTGCGCAATGTGAAAGTGACACTGTCCGACGGCACGGTGTTCGATTTCAAGGCGTTTTGCCGCCGGTTTCAGGTCACGTCGGGGATCGATCAGGCGTATGACGCCAATATCGATTTTGAAATCTCTGGCGACGTAACCGTCACGCCGGCGTAA
- a CDS encoding DUF6950 family protein: MTFERKAGWPRLLNEHVTQAKAEFRRRGFAWGRFDCATFACDWVLKMTGDDPLADYRGKYDSRESAIRALWGEGDKTYLDALSRVFGVPVHPAHAKRGDIAWIEDDRAVGVFVTEGAHQRAAFLGENGVVIMPMRYIDAGFVIG, from the coding sequence ATGACATTTGAACGAAAAGCCGGCTGGCCGCGTCTTTTAAACGAACATGTGACGCAAGCGAAAGCAGAATTTCGCCGGCGCGGCTTCGCGTGGGGGCGGTTTGATTGCGCGACTTTCGCATGTGATTGGGTCTTGAAAATGACGGGCGACGATCCGTTAGCGGATTATCGCGGCAAATACGACAGCCGCGAAAGCGCGATCCGCGCCCTTTGGGGCGAGGGCGATAAAACCTATCTTGACGCCTTGTCGCGGGTGTTCGGCGTACCCGTGCATCCGGCGCACGCGAAGCGCGGCGACATCGCCTGGATCGAAGATGATCGCGCCGTCGGGGTTTTTGTCACCGAGGGCGCGCATCAGCGCGCGGCGTTTTTGGGGGAAAACGGCGTCGTGATCATGCCCATGCGTTATATCGACGCCGGATTCGTGATCGGCTGA
- a CDS encoding class I SAM-dependent methyltransferase: MKQKLIDFISAAWLAAGSKILRTVAADFPNMPRSAAALDRLNIVLQNRTYYRPFITREDLRAPLRDARNLPGVTLDIDAQMALLAALEPFMGEIADLPVTPPDDLSFGYYNGCYGPGDAEILYGMIRKLKPKRIIEIGSGHSTKLAVKALKANGGGGHTCIEPYEAPWLDRLGVETVRKKAESLDPAYFDQLSEGDILFIDSSHIIRPQGDVLFEYLEVLPALAPGVIVHVHDIFTPFDYHEDWIIDRGLLWNEQYLLEALLSGGGFDIMLSANWLSRTRTDEMAAILPGFANHLDAEPSSFWVRKKG, translated from the coding sequence ATGAAACAAAAACTGATTGACTTTATTTCCGCCGCGTGGCTTGCCGCCGGGTCGAAAATCCTGCGCACCGTTGCGGCTGACTTCCCCAACATGCCGCGCAGCGCGGCGGCGCTCGACCGGCTCAACATCGTCTTACAGAACCGAACCTATTACCGGCCGTTCATCACGCGCGAGGATTTGCGCGCGCCCTTGCGCGATGCGCGCAACCTGCCGGGCGTGACGCTCGACATCGACGCGCAAATGGCCTTGCTGGCGGCGCTTGAACCATTCATGGGCGAGATTGCGGACCTCCCCGTCACGCCGCCCGACGATCTTTCGTTCGGATACTACAACGGTTGTTACGGCCCCGGCGACGCCGAGATCCTTTACGGCATGATCCGCAAACTGAAACCGAAACGCATCATCGAAATCGGCTCCGGCCATTCGACCAAGCTGGCAGTCAAGGCTCTGAAAGCAAATGGCGGCGGCGGCCATACCTGCATCGAACCTTATGAAGCCCCATGGCTCGACCGGCTGGGCGTTGAGACGGTCAGAAAAAAAGCGGAATCCCTCGATCCCGCTTATTTCGACCAGCTTTCAGAAGGCGACATATTGTTCATCGACTCATCGCACATCATCCGCCCCCAGGGCGACGTGCTGTTCGAATATCTCGAAGTGCTGCCCGCCCTCGCCCCCGGCGTCATCGTTCATGTCCACGACATTTTCACGCCGTTCGACTATCACGAGGACTGGATCATCGATCGCGGCCTGTTGTGGAACGAACAATATTTGCTGGAAGCGCTCTTGTCCGGCGGCGGGTTTGACATCATGCTCAGCGCCAACTGGCTGTCGCGCACGCGCACCGATGAAATGGCGGCGATCCTGCCGGGCTTCGCCAATCATCTTGACGCCGAGCCGTCATCATTCTGGGTGCGGAAGAAAGGATAA